The following nucleotide sequence is from Aedes aegypti strain LVP_AGWG chromosome 3, AaegL5.0 Primary Assembly, whole genome shotgun sequence.
aggtaccccggggcaagtgagaatccggggtaagtggggcgtttcgtcatagctcaactaggaaaagtttttcatgggggtattcttctagaaagttgaagatacaatgacaaggaatgtatttagtactaaacatattgttatttttattaccatgtggttcatgtaacagttgttagttcagcgccattttcaacttgcatgacaaattgtgacacgtttcacgtcttgcattgactcgcagaaaataaatgtgttttaaatcgaatttccatcagtaagctataacttttagtattattataagctgctaacgataaaccagtattttgttttcatttcatttgaaattttcgatggtctatcttaccccaaaatatatttgtacctgcggtaagtgggacctatcaaaacaaaaaccagaatcaaaacttttagtacacgtttcatgcattttgctagagagtagtactaaaacattaaaacaaatgatatttatcaaaaaagatcaacctcaaattacgtaattgcataagagggagaaaaaagtgttattattctttattttttaattattttttttatttttgaaatacgacttcaaaatttaacaaacacacagctgaaatttgaaatgcatcatgagaacgattatttttctatgttatttgaactttatttgttatttctaccgaattaagtagtgatggaaaacaattccatcccataaggtggttttctgccatgcatataaataataacaaaacatatttttaatttcgtcaattattgattgtttatgtgctacattttaattaacaactaataaatgatatattttgaacatgtttaattcttctttacgcttttattgaggaattttcagttaatattaaatgtgtaTATTAAATAGTATGtcactattaaataaagggtttcttcctaaaacgtaacgtattttatggttgatcccttatgtacgtcaaatatgtacttaaaattaaaaatctatgacttatcaatcctattattgtaatggttgacttactgatgtggattgacgcatgaaactggatgtgtcccacttgccccgcttagcgagggaactgcgtccattggctcattctaaaactttcttccaaggttttcacaattttgaaattattcgattagtttcatgcacacaccagcaaatatgttgccaaaacgtaattgtgttgttggatttgaaaaatattgacatttgaaaattttattgaacaatttgtttgaactatcgtttttttcgttcccacttgccccgcggtaccttatattttttattatagttCAAACGGTTCGcttcaacttcttcatagaacatttttctataaaatcaacagtttcggagttagaatttttcaaaaaagctgcattcaaaaaattataggccattttaaaaaagttacacttgagtcaaaatgatcaatttttctatggaaaacactttctgccataccaaaaacatgtgaaaaatttatccaaatcgaagatggtcgagttctgtgactgaccgatttgacatggaatccgtctaGTATAAGTATTCCCTTCTACCAAAAGCCAAAAACTTCGAAAATCGGCTGTAGCATTGCTGAGAACAAGCATTTTGTAATTTGTAGTTTCATTCTGAAAATTTATGGTTTAAAttaacgtaacgcgacaccttaattttgcacctagtgtaacttttcgaagaatgATCCGATTTTAGAAACACGTATCTTGACGAGTAggaagagaatccaaaatatatgaattcaatgacaagtatttattttacattGTCAAAAATTAGGcaattttcgtaacgcgacaccataacAATATGactgtttgaaaaaatacgtttttaaaaaaacaatgattcgTTTGAAACAATTAAACCCGCAGATAACAATTTCATCTAATACCCTTCTAATTAACGGATAAGACAATCATATTACACTTGATAAACTATGATACAGGACTttgaaaaatgttgttaaatGTCTCAGTTTATCATCAATAAATTATATCAATTTTGTATAACTTTTGAGGTATGCtttttattgtattttcaatcaaatttatgtttttatgcacttcaacagacaATATGTTGGTATAGcttcgaaaatatttcagagtttgaaattttaatatcttggcgtagatgtgcgtggaatgtgtcTAATATATGCTGAAACTAGAGGGTGGTCctttcaattttctcaaattggtggacccctcgtacaccagctagctaaacagtttgagAAAGAGcccatttttgataaatcttgggaaTTTTTTCATgcgatatgtctcatatttcccttggaacacaaagCACTTAGTtgcatcgtatagaggaaggatGTAGCTTTAatttgaagcttgaaaaattttggcggccatttagaattttgtttgaaaaccgTTATTTTCTTcatcattagcgcaccgctcgttctGAATTCCGAGATTTGCCGAAAGCTGAGAAAACTGAgcaagataggctacaaaaaacAAGGTGAACAATGTTATTTACCCTGtgaaatgaacaattttataaattacgttctacaatttttacgtatatggcgagtgcaatcaatgcaaacatctttttttgtacaacaaaaaataaacaaattttcaatcgtTAATCGTTTCAAAATTAGAGTattaattaaaatgaaaaatatctggcgtccattttacattttgatgcCATCTTGATTtcaagtagtagaatgagttttttttgttgtttgcaCTCAACATGTTCAATATCGGAGCCTCCACTAAAAACAGGTTACgcatactcttcttcttattcttttttttcCTGGCGTTACATCCCTACTGGAACCAAGCCTACTTTTCAGCttatttaattacaaaaaaaaatattataaaaaaaaattcttttaacaatgcgtttttgaaaaaaagaacgatttttcgacatatctttgaattcctATGTGTGGATGGGATCATACGCCTTTGTTTTCCATCCGATGGAATATGTGATCAGAGTTCCAAATGAACAAACTGTTCATAGCTTAAGATTTTTACAGTTTGATTTATTCCATATAACAAGGGCCCACCTTAATTTAATATATTTGACATCGTTTTAGATTGATATATGCTGCAACCAATCCGAATGCCGTAATCATGCTGGAAGATATCGCGCCGTATGGATGGTTGCCTGGACGTACGCCAGTTAGAAGTTTCGAAGAAGTGCTTTTCACCGTACGAAACATAGCAAAATTTCATGCCACATCTTTGTATCTTCAACAATCGGTAAACGCTAAGCTGCATTGCATTTCTGAACATCCTTTCATAGGTACCTCTCTTTCAGACCATGGATCTCTCCGGTTTCAATGTAGACCAGTTCTGGACTTCCGGACCGGTCTTCGCCATCTTCAGTCGGGGATTCGATGAGTTGTGTAGCGGACTTGCGGCGTGGCCAGAATGTGCGGTGTACGTCGAGAAGTTCAGAAACCTTAAAGACTCATTTCAGGAACGTTGCCAACAAGTCTTCGCAGCTAACCCTCCTTCAGAAGGTTACAACGTACTCAACCACGCCGACTTCCAGTTTAAGAATTTGATGCACAAAAAGGACTCGGAAGATCGCATCGTTGACTCCATGCTGATCGACTTCCAGTGCTGTCACTGGGGATCGCCGGCCATCGATGTATTGTCGCTGGTAGACTTGATTGTTGATATGGAAACCAAAATGGCTCATCGGAATGAGATTATCTATGAATATTATCAACACTTTGCGATGATTTTAAGAAAAATTGGATACACGGGAAAAATTCCGAGTCTCGTAGACTTGCAAGTAGAGTTGCTAAGGAAAGGTTTTCAAGGTAAGACTAATCTCATGTGGATTCGTTACTATGTGTACTAATCAACTTCTTTGTCATTCTGCAGAACTCGTCCACACCGCCGTTGAATCGTTCAAGTATGCTGATCTGACTGAGTCAACCTTCGATGATTATAATGCTGGAAATTTGGATATCAATAAGTGCTACATCGATAAATCATTTCTCCGTTTTATTTGTACTGAATTAGAATCACTTCTGTACCGAGGATTATTGGAAGCAGAATAAAAATCTAATGGAAAGTTAACATGGTGTTGAGCATGAtgtcaaattatcatcaaaattaaaatagaaTTTCCCAAAAGATTggtttttcctctttcaatatTGTTTGTATGTACTAAGTTCCTCCCCAAGAATTCATCTTCACCAGGCACTACGAAATTGCTGCTTCAAGGCTATACTGCATTGCGAGCTTACCCATCaatcaattcatttccagcgatggaagaatagTCAGGTTTACAGgatttacagagttgactgaatttgGTCcgtcaatttgagttcgacatgcgataactcCCAGGCGatcttgagttggccgaagcgagagcttcaATTGCAGCCTGGCTACCCTAGGAGGAGCAAATAACTTGCAACAATctataccatattttggtatcatatcaTAATTATGTATTGTTCAGTAGTTAATACTGaataatttggtattataatggtattgaaaaaatgtttgacaCAATCATGAATACTTCATTAAGGTTTTCGACAGCTAATGAGAACTGCTGggggtattgaaaaatttcacttgtaTGTCAAAATCCATCCATGTATTACATAACCTGAtgtaattatcagtttggtgtttgtcaaatatgattgaaatattatttaagGTATTTGATCTCCTATGTAGAGCTCATTCATGCCCCATACAAGTTGCAAGTATTGGAAATCATcgggtatggaataccttagtttaaTATTCAGCAGCAAGTTCCTTGTCCTCGAGTATCTAAGCAGGAAAAATGTAGCAGTATAACAAACTAAGGTATACCTCTTCAGGTGATTTTCAACACTTACCACCCAAATAAGATATAAAAGAGCCCTGCAGAAGATGTAGGAAAGCTTCAAATAATTctcatgcatattctacaaacaccaaactgataattggatcagttattgcaataccaaaattgtacatgataaattttcatGTAGAAGTTTACTTTTCCAATAATAGTCAGCAGTTCTCAAAAGCTTTAGAATTTTGTatgtttaaatgttttaaattccagttataattcaCAGGAAGTATTCCGGCAAAACTCTAAAATTATGAGCGTTCTTTGTCGGGGATTATTCTGAAGAGTCAAAGatgtaaaattttttttcaaacattcgaTCCAGAATCTTTTTGTGGTTTCTTCTAGTTATTCTGCTTGGAAGTTCATCCAAAAATCCATGAGTTAAACATGGGATTCCACCAAAACATTCTTCctagatttatttatttgattcttTATCAACAAGCTTAATTTAGCCCCAATGGTCTTAATAGATCATTATCTAATGAGcattaaaacaaaaaccaaatcAACACATGGAAGTACCGAAGCAGCTTCAGACACACCTTGGCTAGTGTACATTCttgtgagctaaggctgaactAGTATAACTCTCTTGGTAGACACTGCACCGTCCAGGCGGAAATATTTACAtatggagtgcaatcagcacttgaACAGCgcgtaatgcagcccacagatgCTCAGACCATTAGACCAACATTGACTACGTCCTCaggttggtgctatgtttgaccgtgtgtgatgcgacgaaccaatttgacagtttgatttagctcaaaccaccggtgggcggaggCCCCATGTTGACGAACTGATCGTACTGCCTGTAGGGATATTGCACGAACATCGAAGTCAGTATGTCAAATTGAAGTTTTGGCGTTCCATGAACTGCCGATTCAGATGGGTGGCAAGTCAAAGTTCGTGAATTTATGCAGCGTCGACGCCTCGACTATCTAGCAAATGGTGCGTTCTTGATTTGTTTCTGTATATATTAGCCTTTTCGCACAATCTTCATcctatttctttagaaaatctaCCAGCAGTTCTACCTGTGATTCCATCAAAATATCAataaagaatttctccatggattgtattaggaattcctacaaggaatccaccagggattccttcaggtaaTTCTGCAGGAGTTTCTATAGGAGTTCTatcaaaattccttcatggatttcatcggCAGTTCCTTCATGATTACAACATGTGTTGATCCAGAaagtaaatcaaaattttgttcagaTATTTAATTAGGAATTTCTGTAAAGATTTGcttagaaatttcatcagaaagttCACTTGAAATTCCTTACGGGTttccatcggaagtttctctaaggattccatcggatatttctctagaaattccatcaagaattcttctggggatttcatcagaagttcttcggGAATTCCATctgcaattcctccagggaattcatctggagttccttcagggaagCAATCatgagttcctctagaaattccatcagaagtatCTCCAGTgactccatcaggagtttctacagAGATTaaatctggaattcctccaggggttctatcagaagttcctctagggattccatcaggagttcttctagggatttcttcaggatttccttcaagaatatctttaggaattcgcccaaggattccatcagaggtttcctccagagattccattaagaattcctagagggtttccatcaggagtaccttgagggcttccatcagagttcttcaaggattccataaAGAGATCCTTCAGACATTACATCCGGGAATCCTTCAGagattgcatcaggagttctctagtgattctatcaagagttcctccaaggattcggGAGTGCCTACAAGAATATCTGTAGGAATTTccccaaggattccatcaggagttcttccatggattccatcTGGAGATCCTATAGGGATTATATCAAGAGTTCCGTTAGAGAtaccacctggaattcctccagagattctaacaggagttcctccagggattatatcaggagttctagGGATATTATGAGGAGTTcttatagggattctatcagaagttccatAGGGAatgttatcaggaattcctccagggatttcgtcaggagttcctatagggattccgtTTGGAGTTCCTGTAGAGATTTTATCAGAAGCTCCTTCagatattccacctggaattcctccgtaGATTATACCAGGATTTCCTCAAgatgcatcaggattttttttcaggattgtattaggagttcctccagggattccatcaggaattgcttcggcaatcttatcagtaatttcttcataaatttcaataagggttcctatagagattccatcaggagttcctctacagattacataagaagttccttcagagatttcacctggaggAGGGAttacagaagttcttctagagattacatcagaagtttttcaGGGAATTACATCAAAAAATCTATTAGGGATTTCATAAGTCCAGGTATTTCATTAGTAGTTCCGTTAGATAATTCacatggaattcctccaatgattcgaTCAAAATTTTCGCTAACAATTTAATCAGGAGTGCCCTTTAGTCTTTCTACAAGAGTTGTTGTAGGGATTTGATCAGGACTTCCTCAaggaattacatcaggagttcctaaagggattcaattaggagttccttcatggATTACATCAGGTTTTCTTCCAGGGACCCCACTAGAAGTTGCTGCAGAGAATACATAAGGAATTCTCacagagattacatcagaagtccttctagggattacatcaggtgTTTCTTCAGATATTACACCTGGAATTGCTACAGGagttcctttggagatggcacctggaatttctgtagagattatatcaggggaTCCTCAAGGAATTGCATCATGGTTTCTTCttaaaattttatatggagttcCACTATGCATATTAtcagggatttcattaggagttcctatagggatcccgtcaggagttccatcagtgattccattaggagttacATCAGAAGTCCCTCTAGggagttcttttagggatttcacATGAGTTTATCCAGGGTTTTCATGAGCagtttcttcagatattctACCAAGAATTGCTACaagaattctatcaagagttacCCTAAGGATTCCATTAGGCATTTTTCCAGGGTGTACATCGGAAGTTCATCCAAgggttccatcagaagtttctctaaggattgcatcaggagtttttctaacgatttcattagaagtttcagcagggaatccatcagaagttcttccatagatttcattagaaatactcctaagatttcattacaaaatccacctgggattccatcaggagttctatcaggaattcttctaaaggttccttcaggaattcctctagggttaTTCACTATTTACTACGCATTTCTCCCataattttttaaggaattctaccagaattttCTACCTGGGGTTTTCTCTAGGGAATTATTCAAGAGATTCGTCTAGGGAATTCTTCACGAGATTCCTCAAGGAAGCCCACCCgggattcctcaagggattcctcccggGATTCATCAAGGGgtttctccagtaattcatCAAGGGATATTTCCCAAAATTCCTCAAGACATTAATGGCGAAataccttaaggaattcctcccggaatatttccaaagattctggaatttcttcagggattttaccagaattTTTTTATAGGATTATATCGCCGGTGTTTCGAAAGAGATTCTAtccggaatttctcaaggaattcatcaaggaatccaccagtatAACCTCCAGTGACTCTAtaaagagttccttcaggtattcctccaaaacttccttcagtaattccattaggaattcctacGAAAATTTCGCTAGGATTTCATATAAGAATTCCAACtaaaaatcctccagagatttctctaaggattccaccagatcttactccatggattccatctggaattcatccaggtaattctccagaatttctaTCAGGAAAACCTCTAAGGATTTCAGCAGAAATTTACACAgggattccacaagaaattctttcagaaaatccaCCAATATTTATCATGGGATCTCACCAAGAATTCAAGAATCttctagaagttcttccaaaacattctggaaaaaaatcttcaatgatTCCGCCAAGATGATCTCCAAGTATTCCATAACGAATTTTTTAACTAcaatttcctataaagattccacTGATATTTCCTTCAGAGAATTCATTAGTGATTTTCGAAAgaggagttttttttaaggaatttcatcaggagttgtTCCAGGGTTAACGctgggaatatcaccagagtttTGCCAGAAGTTCCACCTTCATGTTGAATTCCTAAAGTAaaacctggaagaattttttggaaaatttctgaaaaatcaatGGAGCAATTCTTTGAGAAGTCCTCGGAGAAAGCACCAAAGAagtcactggagaaattccttaatctttgaaagaatgttTGATGCAAACTCTTCTAAGGTAATTCTGGTAGATCTTTAAGTCATTCTTGAAGAAAGCCTAGGACGAATGCCTCGCAGTGTCTTTTCAGGGATACCaggaaaatatttgaaggaaacactggatgaatttataaaataatttattgaagatttcctagaaaaatcCCCGGAGAGTAACCTGGGGTAACCTCTCGAAAATTGCACGCGAAATCTCTAAAgatattcctggtggaatcccgtGTAGGAAGTTTTGGTGATTTGTTTGCAGTAGTTTtcgtgaaattcttgaaggctTTCTAATAGAATCCTTGAaatacttgatggaatccctgttagAATTCCTTGATGAAGAAATTCTGAGTAGAATGCCTGGTATAGTACTTAAATTATATCTTTGCAtatatttctgtaggaatttttgaagaagtttctagaggaaatcgTGTAGAAATCCTTTCCAAGAATTTTCAGAGGAACCCCTGATGGAATCGCAGgaaaagaatcctgaaagaatctgtTTATGAAGTttcactgaagaaatttttcaataggaggtttttttggtggaattcttgaaggaagcattggatgaattgtgatggatgaatcactgaagaaattcttgtggataaatccccggaagaatctGTAGGAATACTACTACAAAAAAATCGTTGAAGAAATTGCTggtgaaatttctgatggaacttctggtgGAATTTAAGGCTAAATAGCCCGTCATTCTTTTTGGCAACAATAATGACTCTTCATCTTGcattttaaagtgataaaactcagtctggatagtttatattgacttgaaaaagcatcactgtacgcgctaacatacataaagtatgctgatactttttcagctgtatcagtgcaaaaccaattgattttctttgattcgaaatcgtgagatgaattagcaacaatcatcaacgacgcgtacaaatttcaatgacggcctacttcgccttaatgagGAATACTAGAAGTAGGCCCTGAAAAaagtcctggagaaatctctaggGGAATTTATGGTgatgaattttttgagaaattccttgagatattctgaaagaattcgtgatggaatccttggaactaacttcaagaggaattgctgaatgaatcttcgaaaaaaatgtaacaatattcTCTTGAtcacttcagattttttttagattgatCTTTAAAGGAATCAGTGGAGGAAATCCATTACAATTTGTAGACGAccctttgaaggaatctctgaaagaatgtcACCTGAATGTCTGAAAGTTTTTCCCCGGCGAAATGTCTGtttgaatctgtggataaatttctagaggaatttttgatcaagtggaagtggtggtaaaatgaacaggggttagaaaatgaacaccttggcttttatcgagaaaaaacaaatttcgatgaatttttatcaagcacggacgatttatagcataaatcagagtgttcgagttgatacgaaggtcaattgaagtgaaaatagcaacgaaaactaagattttagaaaatcacgtttgaaaattagaactgacttAACTttaagctcggaagacttgaggtttttcagtgaggtgaatatcgttatgatatgaggtcaaacctgatacctttagaattttttttgaatgggttacaatcattaatggatatatttttagtaaggcaataaaaaatttcagaaatatttgttttgctcacgttttgtgcatgatgttcatttaaccaccaacagctgttcattttacccacatagtgcagctaaaatgaacatttacatcTTATATTGCTAGtgacaaaaatatgtgaaaattctgctattttagtctgaattcgtgtcgctgcaatatataacatccctgtttttgatgttgtgggataggactatacaaattcctcgtttttctatcagaaacaagatgatttccttaaggtgttcattttaccaccccttcccctacaatCCGTAAATCAGCTACAGAGCGAAATAACCACGCTGAAGCAGTGCTTTGCCGATCTGCAGCTCTCATTAAACAGTGGTTGTCAAACGATTGATGATAGCATCAACAACGCTATGTTGCCTACCTCCACACCGCGAGGTACATTCAATCAAGGGAGAACATTGTCGTTGGATGAATGCTCTGAGTTTCTGAAGGGGTCTAACGTTGAATCTTCGTCTCGTGGATGTCGCAAATTTTGGATGTATTTCACTAGAGTAGCCAAACATGTTTCCGTCGATGTCATGCGCGAAATGATCACAAGTTCCTTGAAAACTCACGATTCACCTGATGTGATCAAACTCTTGTCGCGGTGGGGAAATTACGACAACTTAAAGTACATCTCCTTCAAGGTTGGTGTTGATTGAAAGCACAGGGAGACAGCCTCTTGGAATCAACTTTACCCGCTGGATTGCGGTTCCGGGAATTCGTACATCGTGAATACTACTACTCGAAGCCCTGGATCGACTCATACATGTTTATATTTGAATAGCAATAGAATTTGACACCTACTAtttgaaagatatagtattcgaGCATCTTCtccatgaatttgcaaattttctaatgagggaatcgaaagttatcttGATTTGGAGGCTCTTTTATAAGCCTTTGTTTAATTAATGGgcattatttataaataaaaatgtccatagGATCGACACTcagcattcaaaataaaaaattgtggTAGCTAGAGTTGGTGGATTTAGTTCAATTTTGTTCCAAATACTCAACATGTTATTTGCTCACATTTCAGCGAGCATTGATACATGCTACATGCAATTATTTCTGCGTATGAGAAATGTCAGtgtaaagcctgattcgctgctgacaagtaatttctcggcctatcttgatgggaatgggaaatttctgcaagaaatcgCTCAAAAATGCGCTTTtttatcgcagtacgcagttgaaaagaactttcagttcaaatgggactcgctgtagaaaatttctgcaaggaatcgacgagaaatttcttttgcgattccttttcagtagcaaatcaggcttaagagACAAACCAAGTAGGGTAAGTTATCCAATGGTTGAGGGTGTTTCTATAGTTGCGGTAATGTCTGGTTTTATTGAATTTGATAAAGATCCGGCGCTACATAGGCACTGTCAATCGATATGTTGACTTGTTGATACCTGAAACagttgaaaatatcgttaaaattccttcgaaattgatgaaataccAGCAAAAGTGCTTACCCATTTCTtcgcttgtaccaatagttgcggcaaagtgttcctataatgaaggatctcataagaaatcaacggatACCTCAACTATAGGAGCACAAATTAAATATATACCTCAACTAAAAGAACAGTGTACCAAAGATGTAGGCATCATTTTTCACCAAAATGCCTTTGgtgattgtccgacatttccccgaatgattttTCCCCGAAGGgttttctcccgaaaaccatttttccGAATAcactgtttccccgaatgccctGTTCCCCGAAAGCTTTCTGCAAAcacattttccttttttttttttcaactatcaGAGTAATAGACTAACTTCAATTAGTCAGTTAATCGCTTCAAACTAATGATTCTcttatgaatgatttgaatCGATAAACGACAGACGAGATATTTGGATTGGAAAACGATGACAGTTTTGGAAGCCCtgcttttaacccgtataggcctaagtgaaagaaaaaattctaaaaccctcaccgctcagcgaattcttaatggattcaaattattttttatcagtatactggtacacatatctggtttctagaagtggcaggggaacgcggaaatattcctgtggccggattTGTTACGGTGGattactgggtcaggtcgggtgagaagggtactgtgcgtttgtgcccctggaggtatgcaaatttcaagtcacagataatttccggaatcggccaTAATGTGACCACTACATGAcgaagttttaagaaaattgcatcagtgtaaactttttgagatacgattgaattggataactataagttttgcatttgattgatcctacaaatgaccattttcgggtc
It contains:
- the LOC5564426 gene encoding uncharacterized protein LOC5564426, whose product is MSEYDADELQAPVWLNDSFLEHAVQNFEKDSSIKIINGCELRPATKGGDHYASIMFRTTVRYRSERQLDEKTLKLVIKAQPTAEGFKKELTKDNSLFGTEIKMYSEILPAMKKLLEDAGERMEFPRLIYAATNPNAVIMLEDIAPYGWLPGRTPVRSFEEVLFTVRNIAKFHATSLYLQQSTMDLSGFNVDQFWTSGPVFAIFSRGFDELCSGLAAWPECAVYVEKFRNLKDSFQERCQQVFAANPPSEGYNVLNHADFQFKNLMHKKDSEDRIVDSMLIDFQCCHWGSPAIDVLSLVDLIVDMETKMAHRNEIIYEYYQHFAMILRKIGYTGKIPSLVDLQVELLRKGFQELVHTAVESFKYADLTESTFDDYNAGNLDINKCYIDKSFLRFICTELESLLYRGLLEAE